The genomic segment CAGCAGCGGCACGGCGAACATCATGCTGAGGAAAGGCTGGACCAGCTGCACCTGGCTGACCCGCACGGTGCCGCCCAACGCGAGGCCGCGGTACCACGCGAAGAAGCCCAGCCACATCGAGAACACCGCGACGTAAGCGAAGGCCCACCACGCGGCTGGCGGCATCGGCGTCCGGGGCAGCGTGAACCACGCCAGCGGCAGCGTGAGCGGCAGCGCAATCACGAGCGCCCAGCAGATCACGTGCTCGGCCCGCATGCGCTGCGACAGCTGCGCGCCCCAGGCGTACCCGATCGCGGCGCAAACCATCCCGGCGAGCAGCAGAAGGTCGGCCGGATGGAGCGCGAGTCCGCCGCCCTTGAGCAGCGCGAAGGCCACCACCAGCGCGCTGCCGAGCGCCGCGCAGGTCCAGAACCCGGCGCTGGGTCGCTGCCTGTGCAGCCACGCGCCGACCGCGGCAGTCGCCAGCGGCAGCACGCCGACGATGACGCTGGCGTGCACTGCCTGCACGTTGCGCATCGCGATCGACGTGAGCAGCGGGAATCCGAACACCACGCCGGCGGACGTGATGGCCAGCGCGGGCCAGTCCTTGCGATCCGGCAGCGGCGCGCGGCTGGCGAGCAGGAACAGGGCGGAGAGCGCCGCGGCGACCACCGCGCGGCCGAGCGCGATGAACACGCCCGACATCTGCGGCGCATCGGGCGTTCCGACGGCGAGCCGCGTCATCGGCAGCGTGAGCGCGAAGATCGCCACGCCCAGCAAGCCGAGCCAGAGCCCGCGCACCTCCTGCGGCCTCATGCCAGCACCATCCACACGGCGGTGGCCAGCAGCACCAGGGCCAGCACGCGGTTGAACCAGAGCAGGCGCTTGCCGCGCGAGAGCCAGCCGCGCAGCAGCGAACCGGCCAGCGCGTAGAGGAAGTTGCTCGTGAACGCGAACAGCGGAACGACGAGGCAGATGATCGCGAGCCGCTCGCCGGGGTTGTCCGCGGGCTGTCCCGCGGCGTTGACCACCCAGCCCGCACTGAGCGTGAGCGCGAGCAGCCAGGCCTTGATGTTGACGAACTGCAGGCCGATGCCTTGCGCGAAGCCTACGTCCAGCCGCGACACATCGGCTTCGCCCAGGCGGCCGGAGCCGGACAGCTTCCATGCCATCCACACCAGGTAGGCGGCGCCCGCCCACTGGATCGCGATGCGCAGCGTGGGCACACCGGTGACGAGCGCGCCGACACCCAGCCCGCACGCGATCATCAACAGCACCCAGCCCAGGGGCACCGCGACGCAGAAGCGCAGCGTGCGGCGCAGGCCGTGGTTGGCCGCGATCGCCGTCGACAGCGTGGTGTTCGGCCCCGGCGAGAAGCTCATCGCCGTGCAGAACGCCAGCAGCGCCGTGAGTTCGGCGGCGCTCATCGCGGGGAGTGCGGTTGCCTGTGCATGCGGGCCACTGTAAGCTCGGCCCCAGTACACCACCAGTACAGTTGGGCGGATCAGATGGATTTCTGTATCGCTCCGCCGGCCAATACACGGGACGCTCCCCATGCTGATGAAAACCTCCTCGCAGTCGCTCACCGAGCAGTTGTCCGGCCGCTTCGCCCAGCGGATCCGCGACCGGCTGCTCGCTCCCGGCGCGCGGCTGCCTTCGGTGCGCCAGTGCGCGCAGCAGCAGGGCGTGAGCCCGTCCACCGTGGTGGCGGCATACGACCAGCTGCTGGCCCAGGGTTTGGTCGAAGCGCGCAAGAACCGTGGCTTCTTCG from the Ramlibacter henchirensis genome contains:
- a CDS encoding DMT family transporter, with the protein product MRPQEVRGLWLGLLGVAIFALTLPMTRLAVGTPDAPQMSGVFIALGRAVVAAALSALFLLASRAPLPDRKDWPALAITSAGVVFGFPLLTSIAMRNVQAVHASVIVGVLPLATAAVGAWLHRQRPSAGFWTCAALGSALVVAFALLKGGGLALHPADLLLLAGMVCAAIGYAWGAQLSQRMRAEHVICWALVIALPLTLPLAWFTLPRTPMPPAAWWAFAYVAVFSMWLGFFAWYRGLALGGTVRVSQVQLVQPFLSMMFAVPLLGETLDGVTLAFALAVIATVFIGKRMPVRPQTSQEPA
- a CDS encoding LysE family translocator; its protein translation is MSAAELTALLAFCTAMSFSPGPNTTLSTAIAANHGLRRTLRFCVAVPLGWVLLMIACGLGVGALVTGVPTLRIAIQWAGAAYLVWMAWKLSGSGRLGEADVSRLDVGFAQGIGLQFVNIKAWLLALTLSAGWVVNAAGQPADNPGERLAIICLVVPLFAFTSNFLYALAGSLLRGWLSRGKRLLWFNRVLALVLLATAVWMVLA